One region of Paraburkholderia acidiphila genomic DNA includes:
- a CDS encoding amylo-alpha-1,6-glucosidase — protein sequence MQDPETLGGVTRSSGVDHPAQDARETDGAFIAPETPEVASADQHVLKSGGTFIVNDPLGDITGIDDGLFVNDTRVLSSLRLTFGGRVPSLLSGSVSSDNAVFTAHLTNRPLPPLGGTTTPEGVIHVQRERVLSGTMMTEAIELTNYGTEDAVVPLSISFASDFRDMFEVRGLKREKRGTLMPPRVEDGEVRLEYIGLDHVARRVRIEFSPTPSKLLADRADFTVDLPAQACVSIYLTVAIEVEALPDAAPGTQSAGIFQPPHCLANTQEQRVGRAAVRAALVDSHIVMRERRRAAAALRSSNPLFNAWINRSIADLGLLTTDLPTGPYPYAGIPWFSTPFGRDAVITSLQTLWLTPALARGVLRFLAEHQAREDSAFRDAAVGKIMHEMRKSEMAATGEVPFALYYGGVDTTPLFVVLAGAYVERTGDVSLIDELWPALERAAAWVAGVCDRNKLGLLDYRRESEGGLANQGWKDSHDSVFHADGRFPDGPIALVEVQAYASAAFETMSRFATHRGQVEDAARYAARASKIRRCVEEKFWMPESEFYGIALDGHGELCRVLASNAGHLLAFGLPEEERGRAVAEVLESALFHTGWGVRTLAAGQARFNPMAYHNGSVWPHDNALCARGLARYGRKAAAVRLLQALFEAAVTFDMRLPELFCGFPRRRGEPPTAYPVACLPQAWAAGSPFMMLEACLGVTIDAARNEVRVEQPMLPEGIDWLEVGDLRVGKNTVTLMFRRVDGKVVASADRSDVKVVALL from the coding sequence ATGCAGGATCCTGAAACACTCGGTGGCGTCACGCGCTCAAGCGGCGTGGATCATCCCGCTCAAGACGCGCGGGAAACCGACGGCGCGTTCATCGCGCCCGAAACGCCCGAGGTCGCCAGCGCCGACCAGCATGTGCTGAAGTCGGGCGGCACCTTCATCGTCAACGATCCGCTCGGCGACATCACCGGCATCGACGACGGCCTCTTCGTCAACGACACGCGCGTGCTCTCGTCGCTGCGCTTGACCTTCGGCGGGCGCGTGCCCTCGCTGCTCTCGGGCAGCGTGAGCAGCGACAACGCCGTGTTCACGGCCCACCTCACCAATCGTCCGCTGCCGCCGCTGGGCGGCACCACCACGCCCGAGGGCGTGATTCACGTGCAGCGCGAGCGCGTGCTCTCCGGCACGATGATGACCGAGGCCATCGAACTCACGAACTACGGCACTGAAGACGCCGTGGTGCCGCTCTCCATCTCGTTCGCGAGCGACTTCCGCGACATGTTCGAAGTGCGTGGCCTGAAGCGGGAAAAACGCGGCACGCTCATGCCGCCGCGCGTCGAAGACGGCGAGGTGCGGCTCGAATACATCGGGCTCGACCACGTGGCGCGGCGCGTGCGTATCGAGTTCTCGCCAACGCCGAGCAAGCTCCTCGCCGATCGCGCGGACTTCACGGTCGATCTGCCCGCGCAGGCCTGCGTCTCGATCTATCTCACGGTGGCGATCGAAGTGGAGGCGCTGCCCGACGCCGCGCCCGGCACGCAGAGCGCGGGCATCTTCCAGCCACCGCATTGCCTCGCGAACACGCAGGAGCAGCGCGTGGGCCGCGCGGCCGTGCGCGCCGCGCTGGTCGACTCGCACATCGTAATGCGCGAACGCCGCCGCGCGGCGGCGGCTCTGCGCTCGAGCAACCCGCTCTTCAATGCGTGGATCAACCGCTCGATTGCCGATCTGGGTCTGCTCACCACGGACTTGCCGACCGGCCCGTATCCGTATGCGGGCATTCCGTGGTTCTCCACGCCGTTCGGCCGCGACGCGGTCATCACGTCGCTGCAAACGTTATGGCTTACACCCGCGCTCGCGCGCGGCGTGCTGCGTTTTCTCGCGGAACATCAGGCGCGAGAGGACTCGGCGTTCCGCGATGCGGCGGTCGGCAAGATCATGCACGAAATGCGCAAGAGCGAAATGGCCGCCACCGGCGAAGTGCCGTTCGCGCTCTACTACGGCGGGGTGGACACCACGCCGCTCTTTGTCGTGCTGGCGGGCGCGTACGTCGAACGCACCGGCGACGTCTCGCTGATCGACGAGTTGTGGCCGGCGCTCGAGCGCGCCGCGGCCTGGGTCGCAGGTGTGTGCGACCGCAACAAACTCGGCTTGCTCGACTACCGGCGCGAATCGGAAGGCGGCCTTGCGAACCAGGGCTGGAAAGACAGCCACGACTCGGTGTTCCATGCGGACGGCCGGTTCCCCGATGGCCCGATCGCGCTGGTCGAAGTGCAGGCGTACGCGAGCGCGGCGTTCGAGACGATGTCGCGCTTCGCCACGCATCGCGGCCAGGTGGAAGACGCGGCGCGCTACGCCGCGCGCGCCTCGAAGATCCGCCGCTGCGTGGAAGAGAAGTTCTGGATGCCGGAGTCGGAGTTCTACGGCATTGCGCTCGACGGTCACGGCGAACTGTGCCGCGTGCTCGCTTCGAATGCGGGGCATCTGCTTGCGTTTGGGCTGCCCGAAGAGGAGCGCGGCCGCGCGGTGGCCGAAGTGCTCGAATCGGCACTGTTCCATACGGGCTGGGGTGTGCGTACGCTGGCGGCGGGGCAGGCGCGTTTCAATCCCATGGCGTACCACAACGGTTCGGTATGGCCGCATGACAACGCGCTGTGTGCGCGCGGCCTCGCGCGCTATGGCCGCAAGGCGGCGGCGGTGCGTTTGCTGCAGGCGCTGTTCGAGGCCGCGGTGACGTTCGACATGCGTTTGCCCGAGCTTTTCTGCGGCTTCCCGCGCCGGCGCGGCGAGCCGCCCACGGCGTATCCGGTGGCCTGCCTGCCGCAAGCGTGGGCTGCGGGTTCGCCGTTCATGATGCTCGAAGCGTGTCTTGGCGTGACGATCGACGCGGCACGCAACGAGGTGCGTGTCGAGCAGCCCATGCTGCCCGAAGGCATCGACTGGCTCGAAGTGGGCGATCTGCGCGTGGGCAAGAATACGGTGACGCTCATGTTCCGCCGTGTGGACGGCAAGGTCGTGGCATCGGCCGATCGTAGCGATGTGAAGGTGGTGGCGCTGCTTTGA
- the gltA gene encoding citrate synthase, which produces MIDSKTHATLTIPGQAEGVQLPVYKGTIGPDVIDIRKLYGQTGMFTYDPGFMSTAACNSAITYIDGDKGELLYRGYPIDNLAQNADFLESCYLLLKGELPTQQQKDEFVASVTNHTMVHEQMHFFFRGFRRDAHPMAILVAAVGALSAFYHDSLDINDPTHREVSAIRMIAKLPTLVAMAYKYTIGQPFVYPQNDLSYSANFMRMMFSAPSEEYKVNDVLVRALDRILILHADHEQNASTSTVRLAGSSGANPFACIAAGIACLWGPAHGGANEAALNMLEEIGSVDNIPKFIEQVKDKNSGVKLMGFGHRVYKNYDPRAKLMRETCYEVLNELGLHDDPLFKLAMQLEKIALEDEYFVSRKLYPNVDFYSGIVQRALGIPTSMFTCIFAMARTVGWIAQWNEMIADPEQKIGRPRQLFIGETVREAKPISQR; this is translated from the coding sequence ATGATCGACTCGAAGACACACGCCACGCTCACGATCCCCGGCCAGGCTGAAGGCGTTCAGCTGCCGGTCTACAAGGGCACCATCGGCCCGGACGTGATCGACATCCGCAAGCTGTACGGCCAGACCGGCATGTTCACGTACGACCCGGGCTTCATGTCCACGGCGGCGTGCAACTCGGCGATCACCTATATCGACGGCGACAAGGGCGAGCTGCTGTACCGCGGCTACCCGATCGACAACCTCGCGCAGAACGCCGACTTCCTCGAAAGCTGCTACCTGCTGCTCAAGGGCGAGTTGCCCACGCAGCAGCAGAAGGACGAATTCGTGGCCTCGGTGACGAACCACACGATGGTTCACGAGCAGATGCACTTCTTTTTCCGGGGGTTCCGCCGTGACGCACATCCGATGGCGATTCTGGTGGCGGCGGTCGGCGCACTGTCCGCGTTCTATCACGACTCGCTCGACATCAATGACCCGACGCATCGCGAGGTGTCTGCGATCCGCATGATCGCCAAGCTGCCGACGCTCGTCGCCATGGCGTACAAGTACACCATCGGCCAGCCGTTCGTGTATCCGCAGAACGACCTCTCGTACAGCGCGAATTTCATGCGCATGATGTTCTCGGCGCCTAGCGAAGAGTACAAGGTCAACGACGTGCTCGTGCGCGCGCTCGACCGTATTCTCATCCTGCACGCCGACCACGAGCAGAACGCTTCGACGTCTACCGTGCGTCTCGCGGGTTCGTCGGGCGCGAACCCGTTCGCGTGCATCGCGGCCGGTATCGCCTGCCTGTGGGGCCCGGCGCACGGCGGTGCGAACGAAGCTGCGCTGAACATGCTGGAAGAAATCGGCTCGGTCGATAACATCCCGAAGTTCATCGAGCAGGTGAAGGACAAGAACTCGGGCGTGAAGCTGATGGGCTTCGGTCACCGCGTGTACAAGAACTACGACCCGCGTGCGAAGCTCATGCGCGAGACGTGCTACGAAGTGCTGAACGAACTCGGCCTGCACGACGATCCGCTCTTCAAGCTCGCCATGCAGCTCGAAAAGATCGCGCTGGAAGACGAATACTTCGTGTCGCGCAAGCTGTACCCGAACGTCGACTTCTACTCGGGTATCGTGCAGCGCGCGCTGGGCATCCCGACCTCGATGTTCACGTGTATCTTCGCGATGGCGCGTACGGTGGGCTGGATCGCGCAATGGAACGAAATGATCGCCGACCCCGAGCAGAAGATCGGCCGTCCGCGTCAGCTGTTCATCGGTGAAACGGTGCGTGAGGCCAAGCCGATTTCGCAACGTTGA
- a CDS encoding alpha/beta fold hydrolase has product MPYVERGEGELLLFVHGSLCDYRYWQPQLAGLAPYYRCVSVSLTHYWPAGDAARNQPFSWRQHADDLAAFVDALGAGPAHVIGHSRGGLVSFQFALRHPQHVRTLTLADPGGPVQQPGQTLATLPETVNALRARAVALIESGEVDAGLALFVDSVSRPGFWAKSTHGFRRMATDNAHTLGPQFQDPLPAYTREQAVEVQCPVLLIDGELSPEVFHRAVAALEAWLPDARRATVAGASHGMNLARPAAFNEMIDRFVSGHGR; this is encoded by the coding sequence ATGCCCTATGTCGAACGGGGCGAGGGCGAACTCCTTCTCTTCGTGCATGGCTCGCTTTGCGACTACCGTTACTGGCAGCCGCAACTGGCCGGCCTCGCGCCGTACTATCGCTGTGTTTCGGTGAGTCTCACGCACTACTGGCCCGCCGGGGATGCCGCGCGCAACCAGCCCTTCAGCTGGCGGCAGCACGCGGATGATCTTGCCGCGTTCGTCGACGCCCTCGGTGCGGGCCCCGCACACGTGATCGGGCATTCACGCGGCGGCCTGGTGTCGTTCCAGTTCGCGCTACGTCATCCGCAACACGTGCGCACGCTTACGCTCGCCGACCCCGGTGGTCCGGTGCAGCAACCGGGCCAGACGCTCGCCACGTTGCCCGAGACCGTCAACGCGCTGCGCGCCCGCGCGGTGGCGCTGATCGAGTCGGGCGAGGTGGACGCGGGGCTCGCGCTCTTTGTCGATTCGGTGAGCCGGCCCGGCTTCTGGGCGAAGAGCACGCATGGGTTCCGCCGCATGGCCACCGACAACGCCCACACGCTTGGACCGCAGTTTCAGGATCCGCTGCCCGCGTATACGCGCGAGCAAGCCGTCGAAGTGCAATGCCCTGTGCTGCTGATCGACGGCGAGTTGAGTCCCGAGGTGTTTCACCGCGCCGTGGCCGCACTCGAAGCCTGGCTGCCCGATGCGCGCCGCGCGACGGTGGCGGGCGCGTCGCATGGGATGAATCTGGCGCGACCTGCGGCGTTCAACGAAATGATCGATCGATTCGTGAGCGGCCACGGGCGTTAA
- the mreB gene encoding rod shape-determining protein, with amino-acid sequence MARAKPHSLFSKRLFRQDVALDLGTANTLIYTADKGIVLNQPSVVCFERRAGASETTVAAVGREAKDLLGRAPANLETVRPLSHGVIANFSAAEHMMRRFVAMAQPRRLLGRRAAFTVCVPAGATRVERRAIREAAFAAGAASVNLIGESLASALGAGLPVHAATGSMVVDIGGGTTEVGIVALGGVACSGSVRVGGDQFDRAIVDHVRTLYGVVLGDQTAEHLKKTIGCALYGEPVERMRATGRSMEDGLPRTIEITSHDVVDALAAPLRLVINAVRQVLETAPAELVTDIADSGIVLTGGGSLLQRLDQCLAAELGVTVRVADEPLTCAVRGAGAAASLMSEHVFEFVE; translated from the coding sequence ATGGCCCGAGCCAAGCCGCATTCCCTCTTTTCCAAAAGGCTGTTCCGCCAGGACGTGGCGCTCGATCTCGGTACGGCCAACACGCTGATCTATACCGCCGACAAAGGCATCGTGCTGAACCAGCCCTCCGTGGTCTGCTTCGAGCGGCGCGCGGGTGCGAGCGAGACGACGGTGGCCGCGGTGGGCCGCGAGGCGAAGGATCTGCTTGGCCGCGCGCCGGCCAATCTGGAGACGGTGCGGCCGCTTTCGCACGGCGTGATCGCCAATTTTTCCGCAGCCGAACACATGATGCGCCGCTTCGTGGCGATGGCGCAGCCGCGCCGTCTGCTCGGGCGCCGTGCCGCATTCACGGTGTGCGTGCCGGCGGGCGCGACGCGCGTCGAGCGCCGCGCGATCCGCGAGGCGGCCTTCGCGGCGGGAGCGGCGAGCGTGAACCTGATCGGCGAGTCGCTGGCTTCGGCGCTGGGTGCGGGTCTGCCGGTGCATGCGGCAACCGGCTCGATGGTCGTGGACATCGGCGGCGGCACGACGGAAGTGGGCATCGTCGCGCTGGGCGGCGTGGCGTGCAGCGGTTCGGTGCGCGTGGGCGGCGACCAGTTCGACCGCGCGATCGTCGACCATGTGCGCACGCTCTATGGCGTCGTGCTGGGCGATCAGACCGCCGAACATCTGAAAAAGACGATTGGCTGCGCGCTCTACGGCGAGCCCGTGGAACGCATGCGCGCGACCGGGCGCAGTATGGAGGACGGCCTACCGCGCACGATCGAGATCACGAGCCATGACGTGGTGGACGCGCTGGCCGCGCCGTTGCGCCTAGTGATCAACGCGGTGCGGCAGGTGCTCGAGACGGCGCCGGCCGAACTCGTCACCGATATCGCCGATAGCGGCATCGTGCTCACGGGCGGCGGCTCGCTGCTCCAGAGGCTCGATCAGTGCCTCGCCGCCGAACTCGGCGTGACCGTGCGTGTGGCCGACGAGCCGCTCACCTGCGCCGTGCGCGGCGCGGGCGCGGCAGCTTCGCTCATGAGCGAGCACGTGTTCGAATTCGTCGAATAA
- a CDS encoding alpha/beta hydrolase, producing the protein MSWEAFEGGWRLAPADGAARALVVLLHGVGSNAQDLTPLADVWRDALPGVAFVSLDGSEPFDGGFGGRQWFSLRDISESNREARVVAASQVFERRLEAELAHWGLGHDALALVGFSQGSIMSLYYVATQAAGAAAVVAYAGRLVTPVVAKSRTVLTLVHGEDDEVIPASELERAAAAFSDAGFAVTAFALPGVGHTITPQGVMLGRDALVRALAHA; encoded by the coding sequence ATGAGCTGGGAAGCATTTGAAGGGGGCTGGCGTCTCGCGCCGGCCGATGGCGCCGCGCGCGCGCTCGTCGTACTGCTGCACGGCGTAGGCAGCAACGCCCAGGACCTCACGCCGCTCGCCGACGTGTGGCGCGATGCGCTGCCGGGCGTCGCGTTCGTGTCGCTCGACGGCAGCGAACCGTTCGACGGCGGCTTCGGCGGCCGCCAGTGGTTCAGCCTGCGCGACATCAGCGAGAGCAATCGCGAGGCCCGCGTCGTGGCCGCCTCGCAGGTGTTCGAGCGCCGGCTCGAGGCCGAACTCGCCCACTGGGGGCTCGGCCACGACGCGCTCGCGCTGGTGGGCTTCTCACAAGGCTCGATCATGTCGCTCTACTACGTGGCCACGCAGGCGGCGGGCGCGGCGGCCGTGGTCGCCTATGCCGGTCGTCTCGTCACGCCCGTGGTCGCGAAAAGCCGCACGGTGCTCACGCTCGTGCATGGCGAGGACGACGAGGTGATTCCGGCGAGCGAACTGGAGCGTGCCGCCGCCGCGTTCAGCGACGCGGGCTTTGCGGTCACCGCTTTCGCGCTGCCGGGCGTGGGCCACACGATCACCCCGCAGGGCGTCATGCTCGGGCGCGACGCGCTGGTGCGCGCGCTTGCGCACGCCTGA
- a CDS encoding DHA2 family efflux MFS transporter permease subunit, with amino-acid sequence MLCRKPDTRRTSVSQPAASTSPPAPPPPLEGGRLVLATIAVALATFMNVLDTSIANVAIPTISGDMGVSVDEGTWVITVFAAANAVSIPLTGWLTQRFGQVRLFVASIFSFVLASWLCGIAPTLPFLLIARVLQGAVAGPLIPLSQAILLGSWPKDKSSTALAFWAMTTTVGPIAGPALGGWITDSYNWSWIFYINIPVGIFAGSVTWAIYRHRESPTRKPPIDIVGLGLLIAWVASLQIMLDKGKDLDWFNSPVIVALGITALISFAFFLVWELTEAHPIVDLRLFGQRNFLGGTIAISVAYAVFFGNLVLLPQWMQEYLNYRSVDAGLVTAPLGIFAVILAPVVGRLLPRSDARVIATIAFVLFAGVFYMRSRYVLEIDTFHLVLPTLLQGIPMALFFVPLTAIILAGQPPSRVPAAAGLSNFVRVFCGAVGTSIATNAWNNRTILHHARLTEQASINNPTFVQAIDQTQKVLNLSEPSARALFDFQLTSQAAMMGLNDIFYISAIIFLMIIPLIWITKSTRGGGGGGAAGAH; translated from the coding sequence ATGCTGTGCCGCAAACCAGATACGCGGAGAACAAGCGTGAGCCAGCCAGCAGCTTCCACGTCGCCGCCAGCACCGCCGCCACCGCTCGAAGGCGGCAGGCTGGTCCTCGCGACCATCGCCGTCGCGCTGGCGACTTTCATGAACGTGCTCGACACGTCGATCGCCAACGTCGCCATTCCGACCATCTCCGGCGACATGGGCGTGTCCGTCGACGAAGGCACATGGGTCATTACCGTGTTCGCGGCGGCCAACGCCGTTTCCATTCCGCTCACCGGCTGGCTCACGCAGCGCTTTGGCCAGGTGCGCCTGTTCGTCGCCTCGATCTTCTCGTTCGTGCTGGCTTCGTGGCTGTGCGGGATCGCGCCCACGCTGCCCTTCCTGCTCATCGCGCGCGTGCTGCAGGGCGCCGTGGCCGGCCCGCTCATTCCGCTCTCCCAAGCGATCCTGCTCGGCTCGTGGCCCAAGGACAAGTCTTCCACGGCGCTCGCGTTCTGGGCCATGACGACAACGGTCGGCCCGATCGCCGGCCCCGCGCTCGGCGGCTGGATCACCGACAGCTACAACTGGTCGTGGATCTTCTACATCAATATCCCCGTGGGGATCTTCGCGGGCTCCGTTACCTGGGCGATCTACCGCCACCGCGAATCGCCCACGCGCAAGCCGCCCATCGACATCGTGGGCCTCGGCCTCCTGATCGCCTGGGTCGCCTCGCTGCAGATCATGCTCGACAAAGGCAAGGACCTCGACTGGTTCAATTCGCCCGTGATCGTCGCGCTCGGCATCACCGCGCTCATCAGCTTCGCGTTCTTTCTCGTCTGGGAGCTGACCGAAGCGCACCCGATCGTCGATCTGCGGCTCTTCGGGCAGCGCAACTTCCTCGGCGGCACGATCGCGATTTCGGTGGCGTATGCCGTGTTCTTCGGCAATCTCGTGCTGCTACCGCAATGGATGCAGGAGTACCTGAATTACCGCTCCGTCGATGCGGGCCTCGTCACGGCACCGCTCGGCATATTCGCCGTGATCCTCGCGCCCGTGGTGGGGCGCCTCTTGCCGCGCTCGGACGCGCGCGTCATCGCGACGATCGCGTTCGTGCTGTTCGCCGGCGTGTTCTACATGCGCTCGCGCTACGTGCTCGAAATCGACACCTTCCATCTCGTGCTGCCCACGCTGCTGCAAGGCATCCCCATGGCGCTCTTCTTCGTGCCGCTCACGGCCATCATTCTCGCGGGGCAGCCGCCGAGCCGCGTGCCGGCGGCGGCGGGCCTCTCGAACTTCGTGCGCGTGTTCTGCGGCGCGGTGGGCACCTCGATCGCGACGAACGCCTGGAACAACCGCACGATCCTGCATCATGCGCGGCTTACCGAGCAGGCCTCGATCAACAACCCGACCTTCGTCCAGGCGATCGATCAGACCCAGAAGGTGCTGAATCTGAGCGAACCGTCCGCACGCGCGCTATTCGACTTTCAGCTCACCTCGCAGGCCGCGATGATGGGGCTGAACGACATTTTCTATATCTCGGCGATCATCTTCCTCATGATTATTCCGCTTATCTGGATCACGAAGTCGACGAGGGGCGGCGGAGGCGGCGGCGCGGCGGGGGCACACTGA
- a CDS encoding glutaminase: protein MTNSDYQAILDAIHRDLKPYIGQGRVADYIPELATVRPDHFGMAIVTVDGQVYRTGDADVRFSIQSISKLFACTLAFQLLGDALWQRVGREPSGTAFNSLVQLEFEAGKPRNPFINAGALVVTDVLCRRFVQAETALVDFMRRLSGEPGIGYDLRVAQSELAHAERNRAMAHFIASFGNLEMPADAVIDAYCRQCAISMSCVELARSALFLANGGVSPASGEHVLDASSAKRLSALMLTCGTYDAAGDFVYRVGLPAKSGVGGGIVAVLPGEYAVCVWSPGLDATGNSLAGVQSLEMLTTISGRSIF, encoded by the coding sequence ATGACAAACTCGGACTATCAGGCGATCCTCGACGCGATCCATCGCGATCTGAAGCCGTACATCGGGCAGGGCCGTGTTGCCGACTACATTCCCGAACTCGCCACCGTGCGCCCTGATCACTTCGGCATGGCCATCGTGACCGTGGACGGCCAGGTCTACCGCACTGGCGACGCCGACGTGCGTTTTTCCATCCAGAGCATTTCGAAGCTGTTCGCGTGCACGCTCGCGTTCCAGCTACTCGGCGACGCGCTTTGGCAGCGCGTGGGCCGCGAGCCTTCGGGCACGGCTTTCAACTCGCTCGTGCAGCTCGAATTCGAGGCGGGCAAGCCGCGCAATCCGTTCATCAACGCGGGCGCGCTCGTCGTGACCGACGTGCTGTGCCGCCGCTTCGTGCAGGCGGAAACCGCGCTCGTCGATTTCATGCGGCGGCTCTCGGGCGAACCCGGCATCGGCTACGACCTGCGCGTTGCGCAATCGGAACTCGCGCACGCCGAGCGCAATCGCGCGATGGCGCATTTCATCGCCAGCTTCGGCAACCTGGAAATGCCCGCCGATGCCGTGATCGACGCCTATTGCCGCCAATGCGCGATCTCGATGAGCTGCGTGGAGCTGGCGCGCTCGGCGCTCTTTCTGGCTAATGGCGGCGTCTCGCCCGCGAGCGGCGAACATGTTCTCGACGCGAGTTCGGCGAAGCGGCTTTCGGCGCTGATGCTGACCTGTGGCACCTACGACGCAGCGGGCGATTTCGTCTACCGCGTGGGCTTGCCTGCGAAGAGCGGCGTGGGCGGCGGGATTGTCGCGGTGCTGCCCGGCGAGTACGCGGTATGCGTGTGGTCGCCGGGCCTCGACGCGACTGGGAATTCGCTGGCCGGGGTCCAAAGTCTTGAAATGCTGACGACAATATCCGGGCGGTCGATCTTCTGA
- a CDS encoding eCIS core domain-containing protein, with protein MLATKITKPKAENTASSAFGLLRSRSAATQNADGLVAQDVAPQRAVGNQATLSRDLDSQILTAPHTTRGVALDFASIPIFAPHRSPAPAPPAALPTPPVVQSKRSSGRVDEPSRQHVGCDFSRVPAFAKGETIRETAERGASGGGEPLPYLAEIQRAFGRHDVRNVCAYQGSSAAAAARAIGARAYTIGERVAFGGSPDLRTAAHEAAHAVQQRAGVRLSGGVGEDGDTYERHADAVADQVARGGPAEALLDRMAPAGSRSFGMPQQAVQRAAISTNFGDFDTAKYDALGPTGREYGVDIELTFEPDKDKVDARKIGLTQTARSQLAGAAVAIEPSRRDRLVASGTGEGREIDRTTLGAYADPLYNSNVPGAKYKLGDAPPMSNAQYGWNYKDQSGALKHHIAKLIDTPKLPGHGNNAAQTFETAALAVEGAQSGVYMGSVSWGWSVDGAGKFSKLPLSLVAKGNPSPEFKAAAKQWNKWTAAGTIKTTSAPTNVYDAAYSVAFTVAKGTQVTVTGPSDIKNDLVYSPIRIAAGPHSGMDWRIKVTDLKDVGGGKPSIDLPIKEQPKPGTEARGVEKAVKVRDYATAYQILNGQWIKPMLPTLSRLNKKGLLPLLYSHTDEAEGVDLPRLRVAIEAVQFKENKTPLSQEFKDWIDPAKNARKGEIDEIKRFIGMK; from the coding sequence ATGCTCGCAACGAAGATTACCAAACCTAAGGCGGAAAATACCGCAAGTTCGGCGTTCGGTCTCTTGCGGTCCAGGTCCGCTGCGACACAAAACGCCGATGGGTTGGTCGCGCAGGATGTTGCGCCTCAACGCGCCGTCGGCAATCAAGCCACTCTCAGTCGGGACCTTGACTCGCAAATCCTGACGGCCCCACACACAACGCGCGGCGTCGCTCTTGATTTCGCCTCAATACCGATATTTGCGCCCCACCGGTCTCCCGCGCCCGCACCGCCTGCAGCGTTGCCGACACCGCCCGTCGTGCAATCAAAGCGCAGCAGCGGACGAGTCGACGAGCCGTCCAGGCAGCATGTTGGGTGCGACTTCAGCCGCGTGCCGGCGTTTGCCAAGGGCGAGACGATTCGTGAAACGGCGGAGCGCGGCGCAAGCGGCGGCGGCGAACCGCTCCCCTACCTTGCGGAGATCCAGCGCGCATTCGGGCGGCACGACGTTCGCAACGTCTGCGCATATCAAGGGTCGAGCGCCGCAGCGGCGGCGCGTGCCATCGGAGCCCGCGCCTATACGATAGGCGAGCGTGTCGCCTTCGGCGGCTCGCCCGATCTTCGCACTGCCGCGCATGAGGCGGCGCATGCGGTTCAGCAGCGCGCCGGCGTCCGGCTCAGCGGCGGGGTGGGTGAAGACGGCGACACATACGAGCGCCACGCCGACGCGGTCGCCGATCAGGTAGCGCGCGGAGGTCCCGCCGAGGCGCTTCTCGACCGCATGGCGCCCGCCGGATCTCGATCGTTCGGCATGCCGCAGCAGGCGGTGCAGCGCGCGGCAATCAGCACCAATTTCGGCGACTTCGACACGGCGAAATACGACGCCCTCGGGCCCACCGGACGCGAGTACGGCGTCGACATCGAGTTGACGTTCGAGCCCGATAAAGACAAGGTGGATGCCAGGAAGATCGGCCTGACCCAAACCGCCCGATCGCAACTGGCCGGCGCGGCCGTCGCCATCGAGCCAAGCCGTCGCGATCGCCTGGTCGCAAGTGGAACCGGCGAAGGAAGAGAGATCGACCGGACCACGTTGGGGGCCTATGCCGACCCGCTTTACAACTCGAATGTTCCTGGCGCCAAGTACAAGCTGGGTGATGCCCCGCCGATGAGCAACGCGCAATATGGATGGAACTACAAGGACCAATCGGGTGCCTTGAAGCACCATATCGCGAAGCTCATCGACACACCGAAGTTGCCCGGACACGGAAACAACGCCGCCCAGACGTTCGAAACCGCGGCCTTGGCGGTTGAAGGAGCACAGAGCGGCGTGTACATGGGGTCGGTGTCGTGGGGCTGGAGCGTCGACGGCGCCGGCAAATTCAGCAAGCTGCCGCTCAGCCTGGTGGCCAAAGGCAACCCGAGTCCCGAGTTCAAAGCGGCGGCGAAACAGTGGAACAAGTGGACCGCGGCCGGCACAATCAAGACGACGTCCGCTCCGACCAACGTCTATGACGCCGCCTACTCGGTCGCTTTCACCGTCGCAAAAGGTACTCAGGTGACGGTGACCGGACCGTCGGACATAAAAAACGACCTCGTATACAGCCCCATCAGGATCGCGGCCGGTCCGCACAGCGGTATGGACTGGCGCATCAAGGTTACCGACCTGAAAGATGTCGGTGGCGGCAAGCCGTCAATCGATCTGCCAATCAAAGAGCAGCCGAAGCCCGGCACCGAGGCGCGCGGAGTCGAGAAGGCCGTGAAGGTCAGGGACTATGCGACGGCCTATCAGATCCTCAACGGGCAGTGGATTAAGCCGATGCTACCGACGCTGTCGAGGCTGAACAAGAAAGGTCTGCTGCCTTTGCTTTATTCGCACACCGACGAAGCCGAGGGCGTTGACCTGCCGCGCCTGCGTGTCGCCATCGAGGCGGTGCAGTTCAAGGAAAACAAGACGCCACTTAGCCAGGAATTCAAAGACTGGATCGATCCTGCGAAAAACGCTCGAAAAGGGGAGATCGATGAAATCAAACGATTCATCGGAATGAAATAG